One Streptomyces sp. NBC_00223 genomic window carries:
- a CDS encoding NtaA/DmoA family FMN-dependent monooxygenase (This protein belongs to a clade of FMN-dependent monooxygenases, within a broader family of flavin-dependent oxidoreductases, the luciferase-like monooxygenase (LMM) family, some of whose members use coenzyme F420 rather than FMN.) yields MSKPVKQIHLAAHFPGVNNTTVWSDPEAGSHIEFSSFAHFARTAERAKFDFLFLAEGLRLREQGGEIYDLDVVGRPDTFTVLAALAAVTERIGLTGTINSTFNEPYEVARQFASLDHLSAGRAAWNVVTSWDAFTGENFRRGGFLAQGDRYSRAQRFLETTGELFDSWRGDEIVADKESGRFLADSEAGTFRHKDEHFDIAGRFNVPRSPQGRPVIFQAGDSGDGREFAAASADAIFSRHATLDAGQAFYSDVKGRLAKYGRSRDELLILPAATFVLGDTDAEAQDKAREVRRAQVSGQTAIKLLEQVWNRDLSAYDPEGPLPEIDPDPGEHTVARGRASVRMVRDPLTVAREWRELAEAQNLSIRDLIITTTNRQNFIGSPATVAATINDFVQADASDGFILVPHITPGGLDAFADTVVPLLQERGVFRHDYEGSTLRDHLGLRTPELSDAESQEAAS; encoded by the coding sequence ATGAGCAAGCCCGTCAAGCAGATCCATCTCGCGGCCCACTTCCCCGGCGTCAACAACACCACCGTGTGGAGTGACCCCGAGGCCGGCAGCCACATCGAGTTCAGCTCCTTCGCCCACTTCGCCCGGACCGCCGAGCGCGCCAAGTTCGACTTCCTCTTCCTCGCCGAGGGCCTGCGCCTGCGCGAACAGGGCGGGGAGATCTACGATTTGGACGTGGTCGGCCGCCCCGACACCTTCACCGTGCTCGCCGCGCTCGCGGCCGTCACCGAGCGGATCGGCCTGACCGGCACGATCAACTCGACCTTCAACGAGCCCTACGAGGTGGCCCGGCAGTTCGCCAGTCTCGACCACCTGTCGGCCGGACGCGCGGCCTGGAACGTCGTCACCTCCTGGGACGCCTTCACCGGCGAGAACTTCCGGCGCGGCGGCTTCCTCGCGCAGGGCGACCGCTACTCGCGCGCCCAGCGGTTCCTGGAGACCACCGGGGAGCTGTTCGACTCCTGGCGCGGTGACGAGATCGTCGCCGACAAGGAGTCGGGCCGCTTCCTGGCCGACTCCGAAGCAGGAACGTTCCGTCACAAGGACGAGCACTTCGACATCGCCGGCCGGTTCAATGTGCCGCGCAGCCCGCAGGGCCGTCCGGTGATCTTCCAGGCCGGCGACTCCGGTGACGGCCGGGAGTTCGCCGCCGCCTCCGCCGACGCGATCTTCAGCCGGCACGCCACCCTGGATGCCGGACAGGCGTTCTACTCCGACGTCAAGGGCCGGCTGGCGAAGTACGGCCGTTCCCGCGACGAGCTGCTGATCCTGCCCGCGGCCACCTTCGTGCTCGGCGACACCGACGCCGAGGCCCAGGACAAGGCCCGCGAGGTGCGCCGCGCCCAGGTCAGCGGTCAGACCGCGATCAAGCTGCTGGAACAGGTGTGGAACCGCGACCTGTCGGCGTACGACCCCGAGGGGCCGCTGCCCGAGATCGACCCGGACCCCGGTGAGCACACCGTGGCCCGCGGCCGGGCCAGCGTACGGATGGTCCGTGATCCGCTGACCGTCGCGCGCGAGTGGCGGGAGCTGGCGGAGGCCCAGAACCTGTCGATCCGCGATCTGATCATCACCACGACCAACCGTCAGAACTTCATCGGCTCGCCCGCCACGGTCGCCGCGACGATCAACGACTTCGTGCAGGCCGACGCGAGCGACGGTTTCATCCTCGTCCCGCACATCACGCCCGGCGGCCTCGACGCCTTCGCCGACACCGTCGTCCCCCTGCTCCAGGAGCGCGGAGTCTTCCGGCACGACTACGAGGGCAGCACTCTCCGCGACCACCTGGGCCTGCGCACACCCGAGCTGTCCGACGCCGAGAGCCAG
- a CDS encoding amino acid ABC transporter ATP-binding protein → MSTVLDESGPRPAAVSVHDAHKWFGANRVLSGVDLTVQPGQVTVILGPSGSGKSTLLRAINHLEKLDIGHVSVDGELIGVRHHRGRLKEISERAILAQRRRIGFVFQNFNLFPNLTVLDNVTAAPIATGAKTRAQAQELGRALLDRVGLADKADAYPRQLSGGQQQRVAIARALALEPGVILFDEPTSALDPELVGEVLDVIKDLATSGTTLIVVTHEIGFAREVADTVVFLDGGRVVEQGPPEQVLNHPSHPRTREFLSRVL, encoded by the coding sequence ATGAGCACCGTACTGGACGAGAGCGGGCCGCGGCCCGCGGCGGTCAGCGTGCACGACGCGCACAAGTGGTTCGGCGCCAACCGGGTGCTGTCCGGGGTCGATCTGACCGTGCAGCCCGGCCAGGTCACGGTGATCCTCGGCCCCTCCGGCTCGGGGAAGTCCACCCTGCTGAGGGCGATCAACCACCTGGAGAAGCTGGACATCGGCCATGTCAGCGTGGACGGCGAGCTGATCGGGGTACGGCACCACCGGGGCCGGCTCAAGGAGATCAGCGAGCGGGCGATCCTCGCCCAGCGCCGCCGGATCGGCTTCGTCTTCCAGAACTTCAATCTGTTCCCGAACCTCACGGTGCTCGACAACGTCACGGCCGCTCCCATCGCCACCGGTGCCAAGACCCGTGCGCAGGCACAGGAGTTGGGCCGGGCGCTGCTGGACCGGGTGGGGCTCGCCGACAAGGCCGACGCCTATCCGCGTCAGCTCTCCGGCGGTCAGCAGCAGCGGGTGGCGATCGCCAGGGCGCTGGCCCTGGAGCCCGGGGTGATCCTCTTCGACGAGCCGACGTCCGCGCTCGACCCCGAACTCGTCGGCGAGGTGCTGGACGTCATCAAGGACCTGGCCACCAGCGGCACCACCCTGATCGTCGTCACCCACGAGATCGGCTTCGCCCGCGAGGTCGCCGACACCGTCGTCTTCCTGGACGGCGGCCGCGTAGTCGAACAGGGCCCGCCCGAGCAGGTGCTGAACCACCCCAGCCACCCGCGCACCCGTGAGTTCCTCAGCCGGGTGCTGTGA
- a CDS encoding transporter substrate-binding domain-containing protein has product MPRFRSRLVLSVAAVTSLALGLAACGSDSDSGSSAPAASDTKGKVVVGALSNGAAKETTLDVPEVAAIRAELPKSVLDSKQLVIGLGLLPAGSAPLGYVGSDQKTLTGSEPDLGRLIAAVFGLKPVLANATWDNLFVGIDSGKTNVGITNITDTEQRKEKYDFASYRQDNLGFEVNKDDSWTFDGTYRSLAGKTVAVGAGTNQEKILLKWQEQLKAEGKKLTIKYFQESNSTHLALSSHKIDAYFAPNPSVAYHVAQTANTPQATRSAGTFSGAGAELQGLICATTKKDSGLVKPLADAINYLIKNGQYAKWLDAWNLSNEAVPTSQINPPGLPLTNS; this is encoded by the coding sequence ATGCCCCGCTTCCGTTCCAGACTCGTCCTGAGCGTCGCCGCCGTCACCTCGCTGGCCCTTGGCCTGGCGGCCTGCGGCAGCGACAGCGACTCGGGCTCCTCGGCCCCGGCCGCCTCGGACACCAAGGGCAAGGTCGTCGTCGGCGCCCTGTCCAACGGCGCCGCCAAGGAGACCACCCTCGACGTGCCCGAGGTGGCGGCCATCCGGGCCGAGCTGCCCAAGTCCGTCCTCGACAGCAAGCAGCTGGTCATCGGGCTCGGCCTGCTGCCCGCGGGCTCCGCGCCGCTGGGCTATGTCGGCAGCGACCAGAAGACGCTGACCGGCTCCGAGCCGGACCTGGGCCGGCTGATCGCCGCGGTCTTCGGCCTCAAGCCCGTGCTGGCCAACGCCACCTGGGACAACCTCTTCGTCGGCATCGACAGCGGCAAGACCAATGTCGGCATCACCAACATCACCGACACCGAGCAGCGCAAGGAGAAGTACGACTTCGCCAGCTACCGGCAGGACAACCTCGGCTTCGAGGTGAACAAGGACGACTCCTGGACCTTCGACGGCACCTACCGCAGCCTGGCGGGCAAGACGGTCGCGGTGGGCGCGGGCACCAACCAGGAGAAGATCCTGCTCAAGTGGCAGGAGCAGCTCAAGGCTGAGGGCAAGAAGCTCACGATCAAGTACTTCCAGGAGTCCAACAGCACCCACCTGGCGCTGTCCTCCCACAAGATCGACGCCTACTTCGCGCCCAACCCGAGTGTCGCCTATCACGTCGCCCAGACCGCGAACACGCCGCAGGCCACCCGCAGCGCGGGGACGTTCTCCGGCGCCGGAGCGGAGCTTCAGGGCCTGATCTGCGCGACGACCAAGAAGGACAGCGGCCTGGTCAAGCCGCTCGCCGACGCGATCAACTACCTGATCAAGAACGGCCAGTACGCGAAGTGGCTGGATGCCTGGAACCTCAGCAACGAGGCGGTGCCCACCTCCCAGATCAACCCGCCCGGCCTGCCGCTGACCAACTCGTAA
- a CDS encoding putative leader peptide gives MLPRTVRRAAPSRPSEGDCAREFPRVSVAGAGTIRSGQGVTAVRAVLRGSVPRPAAAHPAVRPQSAFPPASVRVLAPSGPLVRLYGRQHIDLQRVAGALCCR, from the coding sequence ATGCTGCCGAGAACCGTCCGACGGGCGGCGCCGTCCCGCCCGTCGGAAGGGGATTGCGCGCGGGAGTTCCCGCGGGTTAGCGTCGCCGGAGCAGGGACCATCAGGTCCGGACAGGGGGTGACGGCAGTGCGAGCAGTGCTCCGCGGTTCCGTCCCCCGCCCGGCCGCCGCGCACCCGGCCGTCCGGCCGCAGAGCGCCTTCCCGCCCGCCTCCGTGCGTGTCCTCGCACCGAGCGGGCCCCTCGTGCGCCTCTACGGGCGTCAGCACATCGACCTCCAGCGGGTGGCCGGCGCACTCTGTTGCCGCTGA
- a CDS encoding amino acid ABC transporter permease: MSETSPPASVADASAVVADDPPSTPGPDLAKHDAVPGGNKAPDTLSAQRVIPLRHPLRWIATAIVLVLVAQFAHGLITNPFFQWDRFRYWFLRPVIMEGLVVTLKVAAWSALFGLLGGIVLALARLSRSPVLRTVSWVYIWLVRSVPLIVVLLFLYNFSALYATLSLGVPFGPGFVHFSESRLATDMVVAIVGLSLNEAAFAAEVVRAGVLSVDQGQHEAADALGIPRGYQFTRIVFPQALRAIVPSYVNQLIGLVKSTSLVFYVSLLDLFGKVETMGSTYPGDVVPLLLVATVWYVILTSIVSVIQYYVERYYSRGALRTMPLTPLQKLRLAVRNLRARIEIGSAA, from the coding sequence ATGAGCGAAACGTCCCCTCCCGCCTCCGTGGCGGACGCCTCCGCGGTCGTCGCCGACGACCCGCCCTCCACGCCGGGCCCCGACCTGGCCAAGCACGACGCGGTTCCCGGTGGGAACAAGGCCCCCGACACGCTGTCCGCCCAGCGGGTGATACCGCTGCGGCACCCCCTGCGGTGGATAGCGACGGCCATCGTGCTGGTCCTGGTCGCCCAGTTCGCGCACGGACTGATCACCAACCCGTTCTTCCAGTGGGACCGCTTCCGCTACTGGTTCCTGCGGCCGGTGATCATGGAGGGCCTGGTGGTCACCCTCAAAGTGGCCGCCTGGAGTGCCCTGTTCGGGCTGCTCGGCGGGATTGTGCTGGCGCTGGCCCGGCTGTCGCGCAGCCCGGTGCTGCGCACGGTGAGCTGGGTGTACATCTGGCTGGTCCGCTCGGTGCCGCTGATCGTGGTGCTGCTCTTCCTCTACAACTTCAGTGCCCTGTACGCGACGTTGAGCCTGGGTGTGCCCTTCGGTCCTGGCTTCGTCCACTTCAGCGAATCGCGGCTGGCCACCGACATGGTCGTCGCGATCGTCGGACTCAGCCTGAACGAGGCCGCGTTCGCCGCCGAGGTGGTGCGCGCCGGAGTGCTGTCGGTGGACCAGGGCCAGCACGAGGCGGCGGACGCGCTCGGCATCCCCCGCGGTTACCAGTTCACCCGGATCGTCTTCCCGCAGGCGCTGCGGGCCATCGTCCCCAGCTATGTCAACCAGCTGATCGGCCTGGTCAAGAGCACCTCGCTGGTCTTCTACGTCTCGCTGCTCGACCTGTTCGGCAAGGTCGAGACGATGGGCAGCACCTACCCGGGCGACGTCGTACCGCTGCTGCTGGTCGCGACGGTCTGGTACGTGATCCTCACCAGCATCGTGTCGGTGATCCAGTACTACGTCGAGCGCTACTACTCCCGCGGCGCGCTGCGCACCATGCCGCTGACACCGCTGCAGAAACTCCGGCTCGCGGTGCGGAATCTGCGGGCCCGTATCGAGATCGGATCGGCGGCATGA
- a CDS encoding NADP-dependent oxidoreductase gives MPLAYVYTAFGGPENETFTDLPRPVPGPGQLLVAVRATAVNPVDWKRRNGYLPIGSSASDLPAVFGSEAAGVVVEVGEGVGEFAVGDEVFGNPVAGSYAEYALFPVDITAHKPAEVSWADAASLPVAAATAYDGIRQLDLPKGATLLITGIGGGVGVAAAQIARHDGLTVIGTASPAKKEFVESLGAVHVPYGPGSADLVRAAAPDGIDAIYDLVGGDALREAAPLVVDPARLISAADRTTVAELGGAPVLRKRNAEVLDEVARLVVEGALDPFVTGTFPFDEADQALRAVEEGHARGKIVIEIGA, from the coding sequence ATGCCCCTCGCATACGTGTACACCGCCTTCGGCGGCCCCGAGAACGAGACCTTCACCGACCTGCCGCGCCCGGTGCCCGGCCCCGGCCAGCTGCTGGTCGCGGTCCGGGCCACGGCCGTCAACCCCGTGGACTGGAAGCGGCGCAACGGCTATCTCCCGATCGGCTCGTCGGCCTCCGACCTGCCGGCGGTGTTCGGCAGCGAGGCCGCGGGCGTCGTGGTGGAAGTCGGCGAGGGGGTCGGGGAGTTCGCGGTCGGTGACGAGGTGTTCGGCAACCCGGTCGCCGGGTCCTACGCCGAGTACGCGCTCTTCCCGGTCGACATCACCGCGCACAAGCCCGCCGAGGTGTCCTGGGCGGACGCGGCGTCGCTGCCGGTCGCGGCGGCCACCGCGTACGACGGGATCAGGCAGCTGGACCTGCCCAAGGGCGCGACCTTGCTGATCACCGGGATCGGCGGCGGGGTCGGGGTGGCCGCGGCGCAGATCGCCCGGCACGACGGGCTGACCGTGATCGGCACCGCGAGCCCGGCGAAGAAGGAGTTCGTGGAGTCGCTGGGCGCGGTGCACGTGCCGTACGGCCCGGGCTCCGCCGATCTGGTGCGGGCGGCCGCGCCCGACGGGATCGACGCGATCTACGACCTGGTGGGCGGGGACGCGCTGCGCGAGGCCGCGCCCCTGGTCGTCGACCCGGCGCGGCTGATCAGCGCCGCCGACCGGACCACCGTCGCGGAGCTGGGCGGCGCGCCGGTACTGCGCAAGCGCAACGCCGAGGTGCTGGACGAGGTGGCCCGGCTGGTGGTCGAGGGCGCCCTCGACCCGTTCGTCACCGGCACCTTCCCGTTCGACGAGGCGGACCAGGCGCTGCGCGCGGTCGAAGAGGGCCACGCCCGCGGCAAGATCGTCATCGAGATCGGCGCCTAG
- a CDS encoding LLM class flavin-dependent oxidoreductase, with amino-acid sequence MSANPSSPSPATSDTSETAASSETSPLHLAVALQDAGWHPAAWREPGARPRELFDAAYWADAVLEAERGLLDFVTFEDSLALQSDSPFTPDERTDQVRGRLDAVLVAARVAPLTHRIGLVPTLIATHTEPFHLSKAIATLDYVSTGRAGLRVQVAAQPHTAAHFGRRVLPPLPVVEDFNTPQVQELIGELFDEAADYVEVVRRLWDSWEDDAEIRDVATGRFVDRDKLHYIDFEGRHFSVKGPSITPRPPQGQPLVTALAHATVPYRLVARSADIGFVTPKDTAQAAEIVAEIRAEQESAGRAGETVHVFGDLVVFLDEDRETARARRERLDALLDAPWTSDALIFAGTPAELADLLLELRQGGLTGFRLRPADADHDLRGITRGLVPELQARGAFRRSYEADTLRGLLGLSRPANRYAPAGV; translated from the coding sequence ATGTCCGCAAACCCGTCGTCCCCTTCTCCGGCGACTTCTGACACCTCCGAGACCGCTGCTTCCTCCGAGACCTCCCCGCTGCACCTGGCCGTCGCGCTCCAGGACGCCGGCTGGCACCCCGCCGCCTGGCGGGAGCCAGGGGCCCGCCCCCGTGAGCTGTTCGACGCCGCCTACTGGGCCGACGCCGTGCTCGAAGCCGAGCGCGGGCTGCTCGACTTCGTCACCTTCGAGGACTCCCTCGCCCTGCAGTCCGACAGCCCGTTCACGCCCGACGAGCGCACCGACCAGGTGCGCGGCCGGCTCGACGCCGTGCTCGTCGCGGCCCGGGTGGCGCCGCTGACCCACCGGATCGGTCTGGTCCCGACGCTGATCGCCACGCACACCGAGCCCTTCCACCTCTCCAAGGCGATCGCCACGCTGGACTATGTGAGCACCGGCCGGGCCGGGCTGCGGGTGCAGGTCGCGGCGCAGCCGCACACGGCCGCGCACTTCGGCCGCCGGGTGCTGCCGCCGCTTCCGGTGGTCGAGGACTTCAACACGCCGCAGGTGCAGGAGCTGATCGGGGAGCTGTTCGACGAGGCCGCCGACTATGTCGAGGTGGTCCGCCGGCTGTGGGACAGCTGGGAGGACGACGCGGAGATCCGTGATGTGGCGACCGGCCGGTTCGTGGACCGCGACAAGCTGCACTACATCGACTTCGAGGGACGGCACTTCAGCGTCAAGGGCCCCTCGATCACGCCCCGCCCGCCGCAGGGCCAGCCGCTGGTGACCGCGCTGGCGCACGCGACCGTGCCGTACCGGCTGGTGGCGCGCTCGGCGGACATCGGCTTCGTGACCCCGAAGGACACCGCGCAGGCCGCCGAGATCGTCGCGGAGATCCGCGCCGAGCAGGAGAGCGCGGGCCGGGCCGGGGAGACCGTGCATGTCTTCGGCGACCTGGTGGTCTTCCTGGACGAGGACCGGGAGACCGCGCGGGCCCGCCGGGAGCGGCTGGACGCGCTGCTCGACGCCCCCTGGACCAGCGACGCGCTGATCTTCGCCGGCACCCCCGCCGAACTGGCGGATCTGCTGCTGGAGTTGCGGCAGGGCGGGCTGACCGGTTTCCGGCTGCGCCCGGCCGACGCCGACCACGACCTGCGGGGGATCACCCGCGGTCTGGTGCCGGAGCTCCAGGCGCGCGGCGCCTTCCGCCGCTCCTACGAGGCCGACACCCTGCGCGGCCTGCTCGGGCTCTCCCGGCCCGCCAACCGCTATGCCCCCGCGGGCGTCTGA
- a CDS encoding GNAT family N-acetyltransferase, whose amino-acid sequence MSTSLQPPHEPLPQDEEELIGAHVLDNPAWAAMTGPHRHLAEIVGSAARYQTDVSPFTAIADASDPHSWADLARLVGPGNTFALTGVRTLPDGWSTGESGQGVQLVATSLRDESDPEALLLGPDDVPEMLDLVARAKPGPFRERTVELGAYYGIRREGRLVAMAGERLHPPGWTEISAVCTDEGFRGQGLATRLVRHVAAGIRGRGETPFLHAAAVNTNAIRLYQAIGFTLRRTTLFHFLRVPDDALDTATALDGGR is encoded by the coding sequence ATGTCGACCAGCCTTCAGCCACCGCACGAGCCCCTTCCGCAGGACGAGGAGGAGCTGATCGGCGCGCATGTCCTGGACAATCCGGCCTGGGCCGCGATGACCGGGCCGCACCGGCACCTCGCCGAGATCGTCGGCTCCGCCGCCCGCTACCAGACCGACGTGTCGCCCTTCACCGCCATCGCCGACGCCTCCGACCCGCACTCCTGGGCGGATCTGGCCCGGCTGGTCGGCCCCGGCAACACCTTCGCGCTCACCGGGGTGCGCACCCTGCCCGACGGCTGGTCGACCGGCGAGTCCGGTCAGGGCGTCCAGCTGGTGGCGACCTCGCTGCGCGACGAGTCCGACCCGGAGGCGCTGCTGCTGGGCCCCGACGACGTACCGGAGATGCTGGACCTGGTGGCCCGGGCCAAGCCGGGCCCCTTCCGGGAGCGGACCGTCGAGCTGGGCGCGTACTACGGCATCCGCCGCGAGGGCCGGCTCGTCGCGATGGCCGGCGAGCGGCTGCACCCGCCGGGCTGGACCGAGATCAGCGCGGTCTGCACCGACGAGGGCTTCCGCGGCCAGGGGCTGGCCACCCGGCTGGTACGGCATGTCGCGGCCGGCATCAGGGGCCGGGGCGAGACACCGTTCCTGCACGCGGCGGCGGTCAACACCAACGCCATACGGCTCTACCAGGCGATCGGCTTCACCCTGCGCCGGACCACCCTCTTCCACTTCCTGCGCGTCCCCGACGACGCCCTGGACACCGCGACCGCCCTGGACGGCGGACGGTGA
- a CDS encoding pyridoxal-phosphate dependent enzyme, translated as MTVHESVEDAIGDTPLFRLSRLGAGLATPVYAKVEFLGVGGSVKDRAALSMIEAAEADGSLRPGGTIIEATSGNTGIGLALVGRRRGYRVIAGVSDRSAPEKSDILRAYGAEVVLAPTALPKEHPDHLFHVVRRLAEEIPGGWLANQYDNPANPAAHVRTTGPEIWAQTGGRVTHFVAGVGTGGTISGTGRFLHEVSDGKVTVVGADPEASVFSGGDGSPYYVESIGHFVHPGTEEDLWPQSYDPGVVDRFERVADRESLLTARRLAREEGLLAGPSSGTAVAAALRVARDLGPDDLVVVLLPDSGRSYLSRLHSDDWLRAWGFLEEPRGPDDTGPTVRSVLEAEPGWAGRLVTVPSGTSLGEALDLARPLPRNVVTALPVVLPRTERPYGVGATEVLGSLDLAEAEAALAAGRARPDEPVDGLLAAPLPAVGVGQPVSAALGALGERHRTAVVLRDGRAVGLVGRAELWAAHDAHVPSSDPDPRN; from the coding sequence GTGACCGTCCACGAGTCGGTCGAGGACGCGATCGGCGACACTCCGCTGTTCCGGCTCTCCCGGCTGGGCGCGGGCCTGGCCACGCCGGTCTACGCCAAGGTCGAGTTCCTGGGCGTGGGCGGCAGCGTCAAGGACCGGGCCGCGCTGTCGATGATCGAGGCCGCGGAGGCCGACGGCTCGCTGCGGCCGGGCGGCACGATCATCGAGGCGACCTCGGGCAACACCGGGATCGGCCTGGCCCTGGTGGGCCGCAGACGCGGCTACCGGGTGATCGCCGGGGTCTCCGACCGGTCCGCCCCGGAGAAGTCCGACATCCTGCGGGCGTACGGCGCCGAGGTCGTGCTCGCCCCGACGGCGCTGCCCAAGGAGCACCCGGACCATCTGTTCCATGTCGTACGGCGGCTGGCCGAGGAGATTCCCGGCGGCTGGCTGGCCAACCAGTACGACAATCCCGCCAATCCGGCGGCGCATGTGCGGACCACAGGACCCGAGATCTGGGCGCAGACCGGCGGCCGGGTGACGCACTTCGTGGCCGGGGTCGGCACCGGCGGCACGATCAGCGGCACCGGGCGCTTTCTGCACGAGGTCTCGGACGGCAAGGTCACCGTGGTCGGCGCGGACCCGGAGGCGTCGGTGTTCTCCGGCGGCGACGGCAGCCCGTACTACGTGGAGAGCATCGGCCACTTCGTCCACCCGGGGACGGAGGAGGACCTGTGGCCGCAGTCGTACGACCCCGGGGTCGTGGACCGCTTCGAGCGGGTCGCGGACCGCGAGTCGCTGCTGACCGCCCGCCGGCTGGCCCGCGAGGAAGGGCTGCTTGCCGGTCCGTCCTCGGGCACGGCGGTGGCGGCGGCGCTGCGGGTGGCCCGCGATCTGGGCCCCGACGACCTCGTGGTGGTGCTGCTGCCGGACTCGGGCCGCTCGTATCTGTCCCGGCTGCACAGCGACGACTGGCTGCGGGCGTGGGGCTTCCTGGAGGAGCCGCGCGGCCCCGACGACACCGGGCCGACCGTGCGGTCCGTGCTGGAGGCCGAACCGGGGTGGGCCGGGCGGCTGGTGACCGTGCCGTCCGGGACGTCCCTCGGCGAGGCGCTGGACCTGGCCCGCCCGCTGCCCCGTAACGTCGTGACCGCGCTGCCGGTCGTGCTCCCCCGGACCGAGCGGCCCTACGGGGTCGGCGCGACCGAAGTGCTCGGCTCGCTCGATCTGGCCGAGGCTGAGGCCGCGCTCGCGGCGGGCCGGGCCCGCCCGGACGAGCCGGTGGACGGCCTGTTGGCCGCGCCGCTGCCGGCCGTGGGCGTCGGGCAGCCGGTCTCCGCGGCCCTCGGCGCGCTCGGCGAGCGGCACCGCACCGCCGTGGTGCTGCGCGACGGCCGCGCGGTCGGCCTGGTCGGCCGCGCGGAGCTGTGGGCCGCCCATGACGCCCATGTCCCTTCATCCGACCCCGACCCGAGGAACTGA